A genome region from Rhizobium favelukesii includes the following:
- a CDS encoding ABC transporter permease translates to MRFERREHRPFYLLVGTPIIAVTAALALSGILISIAGGPVFEAYRRILTGAFGSRLSATETLTRATPLVLTGLAAAVAFRARLWNIGAEGQFYIGAVAVAACGSKLLAGLPGPILIPVLIGAVAGMVMILIPLWLRLRFSVDEVVTSLLMNFIALLFVSMLINGVLKDPMAFGWPQSQSVVDHAMLPKLIARSRLHIGFVIAIALAVIVHFLQARTVFGMQSRAAGLNPQGAVFAGVPLALTLVKVACLSGGLAGLAGAIEVMGVKGYVTTDLSPGFGYSGIVVAMLANLNPLGVVLAALFTATMFVGADGMSRSLGIPTYIADVTVALSLLTMLVALFFTQYRIRR, encoded by the coding sequence ATGCGATTTGAGCGTCGCGAGCATCGGCCGTTCTACCTTCTTGTCGGCACGCCGATCATCGCCGTCACCGCGGCACTCGCGCTTTCTGGCATCCTGATCTCCATTGCCGGCGGGCCGGTCTTCGAAGCCTATCGGCGCATCCTCACCGGTGCATTCGGCTCGCGTCTGTCGGCGACAGAGACCTTGACCCGGGCGACACCGCTTGTTCTCACCGGGCTCGCCGCCGCCGTCGCCTTCCGGGCAAGACTCTGGAATATCGGCGCGGAGGGCCAGTTCTATATCGGCGCGGTCGCGGTCGCCGCGTGCGGCTCGAAACTGCTGGCGGGCCTTCCCGGCCCCATCCTCATTCCGGTCCTGATTGGCGCGGTCGCCGGCATGGTAATGATCCTGATCCCGCTCTGGCTCAGGCTCCGTTTCTCGGTCGATGAAGTGGTGACCAGCCTGCTCATGAACTTCATCGCGCTGCTTTTCGTCTCGATGCTGATTAACGGCGTGCTGAAGGACCCGATGGCCTTCGGCTGGCCTCAGTCGCAATCCGTCGTCGACCACGCCATGCTGCCCAAGCTGATCGCCCGCTCGCGACTGCATATCGGCTTCGTGATCGCGATCGCGCTTGCTGTCATCGTTCATTTCCTGCAGGCCAGGACAGTCTTCGGCATGCAGTCGCGCGCTGCCGGGCTCAATCCCCAAGGTGCCGTGTTCGCAGGCGTGCCCCTGGCGCTCACGCTGGTCAAAGTGGCCTGCCTTTCGGGCGGGCTTGCCGGCCTTGCCGGCGCGATCGAGGTCATGGGCGTCAAAGGCTACGTCACCACTGATCTGTCCCCCGGGTTCGGTTACTCCGGCATCGTCGTCGCCATGCTCGCCAATCTCAACCCGCTCGGCGTCGTGCTCGCGGCACTTTTCACCGCCACCATGTTCGTCGGCGCGGACGGCATGAGCCGCAGCCTCGGCATCCCGACCTATATCGCCGATGTAACGGTGGCGCTGTCGCTGCTCACCATGCTGGTAGCGCTGTTTTTCACCCAATACAGGATCCGCCGATGA
- a CDS encoding carbohydrate ABC transporter permease yields MSSVTSAHSVVEPSLTSKRIAGAIVILYALITLIPLVWIFLTSIKSPPDSISYPPKIVFTPTLEGYCNLLTTRTRQTPEYIASLPMPTGTCDEVTRKRNMVIAGPSNFLPRFANSLVIAFGSTFLAVFLGTLAAYGFSRFRVPLADDLLFFILSTRMMPPIAVAIPIYLMYRELGLSDTALGMILLYTAVNVSLAVWLLKGFIDEIPREYEEAAMIDGYTRLQAFWKVVLPQATTGIAATAIFCLIFAWNEYAFAALLTSGEAQTAPPFIPTIIGEGGQDWPAVAAGTTIFLIPILVFTILLRKQLLRGITFGAVRK; encoded by the coding sequence ATGAGCTCCGTCACCTCAGCCCATTCGGTCGTAGAGCCGAGCTTGACCAGCAAACGCATCGCCGGCGCTATCGTGATCCTCTACGCCCTGATCACCTTAATCCCGCTTGTCTGGATTTTCCTGACCAGCATCAAGTCACCGCCCGATTCCATCAGCTACCCTCCCAAGATCGTTTTTACACCGACGCTGGAAGGCTATTGCAACCTTCTGACGACGAGGACGCGCCAGACGCCGGAATACATCGCCTCCCTGCCCATGCCGACCGGCACCTGCGACGAGGTGACACGCAAGCGAAACATGGTGATCGCCGGCCCCTCGAACTTCCTGCCGCGTTTCGCAAACTCGCTGGTGATCGCCTTTGGCTCGACGTTCCTGGCGGTCTTTCTGGGAACGCTCGCCGCCTACGGCTTCTCCCGCTTCAGGGTGCCGCTTGCCGACGACTTGCTGTTCTTCATCCTGTCGACGCGCATGATGCCGCCCATTGCCGTCGCCATCCCGATCTATCTCATGTACCGCGAGCTTGGCCTATCGGATACGGCGCTCGGCATGATCCTGCTCTACACGGCGGTCAACGTCTCGCTCGCAGTCTGGCTGCTCAAGGGCTTCATCGACGAGATCCCGCGCGAATACGAGGAAGCCGCAATGATCGACGGCTATACCCGGCTGCAGGCTTTCTGGAAGGTTGTCCTGCCGCAGGCAACCACAGGCATCGCCGCCACCGCGATCTTCTGCCTGATTTTCGCCTGGAACGAATACGCCTTCGCGGCCCTGCTGACATCGGGCGAAGCTCAAACCGCGCCACCCTTCATTCCGACCATCATCGGCGAGGGCGGTCAGGACTGGCCGGCAGTCGCGGCGGGAACGACGATCTTCCTCATCCCGATCCTCGTCTTCACCATCCTCCTGCGCAAGCAGCTCTTGCGTGGCATAACCTTCGGAGCGGTCCGCAAATGA
- a CDS encoding ABC transporter ATP-binding protein: MADVALKGLSKRFGDTQALADLDLSIHDGEFVVLLGPTGAGKTTTLRLIAGLERPDSGRIEIGGRNVAGEAPADRDVAFVFQQYSLYPHMTVYDNLAFPLRAPVRKLSGEEIDRRVREIARMVRIDHKLENRSTRLSGGEMQRVAIGRALVRRPAIYLMDEPLSSLDAKLRAELRLELKRIQKELGSTLLYVTHDQVEAMTMADRIGIVAGGRLLQVGTPREIYGNPASLHVAARLGQPHINLLPPDLLPGANPPPGTKTIGARTEHLDIIVDQNANAKIDWIEHLGDQNHLHIRVRDHKLVTLADPYLAIRPGDRIGLTLRDPLYFDASGQRLG, encoded by the coding sequence ATGGCTGACGTCGCTCTCAAAGGCCTCAGCAAGCGTTTTGGCGATACACAGGCTCTGGCTGATTTGGACCTATCGATCCATGACGGTGAGTTCGTCGTCCTGCTTGGGCCAACGGGCGCCGGCAAGACGACGACGCTGCGGCTGATTGCCGGCCTGGAACGCCCCGACAGCGGCCGCATCGAGATAGGCGGGCGCAACGTCGCAGGCGAAGCTCCGGCCGACCGGGACGTCGCATTCGTCTTCCAACAATATTCGCTCTATCCGCATATGACGGTCTACGACAACCTCGCCTTCCCGCTACGAGCGCCAGTGCGCAAGCTCAGCGGCGAAGAAATCGACCGGCGCGTGCGGGAAATTGCGCGCATGGTCAGGATCGACCATAAGCTCGAGAACCGTTCGACACGATTGTCGGGTGGCGAAATGCAGCGCGTTGCGATTGGGCGGGCGCTGGTGCGCCGCCCGGCCATCTATCTGATGGACGAGCCACTGTCGTCGCTCGATGCAAAGCTACGGGCGGAACTTCGCTTGGAACTCAAGCGGATCCAGAAGGAGCTCGGCTCGACGCTGCTCTATGTAACCCACGACCAGGTCGAAGCCATGACGATGGCGGATCGGATCGGCATTGTTGCGGGAGGAAGGCTGTTGCAGGTGGGAACGCCCCGCGAAATCTACGGCAATCCTGCCAGTCTTCATGTCGCTGCCCGTCTTGGCCAACCGCACATCAACCTACTGCCCCCCGATCTTCTTCCTGGCGCCAATCCGCCTCCCGGGACCAAGACGATCGGCGCGCGAACAGAGCATCTCGATATCATCGTCGATCAGAACGCCAATGCCAAAATCGACTGGATCGAACACCTGGGAGACCAGAACCACCTGCACATCCGGGTGCGTGACCACAAGCTCGTCACGCTTGCCGATCCATATCTCGCGATCCGGCCGGGTGATCGAATCGGCCTGACGTTGCGCGATCCGCTCTATTTCGACGCCAGCGGCCAGCGCCTCGGATAA
- a CDS encoding amidohydrolase family protein produces the protein MFDLIIRKANLPDGRTGVDIAVKGAKIAAVEPQIDSPARAEIDATGRLVTPPFVDPHFHMDATLSLGLPRMNVSGTLLEGISLWGELRPLLTKEALVERALRYCDLAVSQGLLFIRSHVDTSDPRLVTVEAMIEVREKVKPYIDLQLVAFPQDGYYRAENGVGSLNRALDMGIDIVGGIPHFERTMDDGRASVEALCRIAADRGLPVDMHCDETDDPMSRHIETLAAQTVRFGLQGRVAGSHLTSMHSMDNYYVSKLIPLMAEAKINVIPNPLINIMLQGRHDSYPKRRGLTRVRELMDAGLNVSFGHDCVMDPWYSMGSGDMLEVGHMAIHVAQMAGLEDKKKIFDAITVNSAKTMGLEGYGLEKGCNADFAILQAADPLEALRLKPTRLGVIRRGKVIARSMPCIAELSLDGRPARIDSGRDYVPLS, from the coding sequence ATGTTCGACCTGATCATCCGAAAGGCCAACCTTCCCGATGGCCGCACCGGCGTCGACATCGCCGTAAAGGGAGCAAAGATTGCCGCCGTCGAACCCCAGATCGACAGCCCTGCGAGAGCGGAAATAGATGCGACCGGCCGGCTGGTAACGCCGCCCTTCGTCGATCCTCATTTCCATATGGACGCGACACTGTCGCTCGGCCTGCCGCGAATGAACGTCTCCGGTACGCTCCTGGAGGGCATCTCGCTCTGGGGCGAGCTTCGGCCGCTTTTGACGAAGGAGGCGTTGGTCGAGCGAGCCCTGCGCTATTGCGACCTTGCCGTCAGCCAAGGCCTGCTGTTCATCCGCAGTCATGTCGACACATCTGATCCGCGCCTGGTGACAGTCGAGGCGATGATCGAGGTCCGCGAGAAGGTGAAGCCCTATATCGATCTGCAGCTCGTCGCCTTCCCGCAGGATGGCTATTACCGCGCCGAAAACGGCGTTGGGTCGCTCAACCGCGCCCTCGACATGGGAATCGACATCGTCGGCGGGATCCCGCATTTCGAACGGACGATGGACGACGGACGTGCCTCGGTGGAAGCGCTCTGCAGGATCGCCGCCGATCGCGGCCTGCCGGTCGACATGCATTGCGACGAGACCGACGACCCCATGTCGCGGCACATTGAGACGCTGGCCGCCCAGACGGTGCGTTTTGGCCTGCAGGGCCGCGTCGCCGGCTCCCACCTCACCTCGATGCATTCAATGGACAACTATTACGTCTCCAAGCTAATCCCGCTGATGGCCGAGGCGAAGATCAACGTCATCCCCAACCCGCTGATCAACATCATGCTGCAGGGCCGACATGACAGCTATCCCAAGCGGCGCGGCCTCACCCGCGTGCGCGAGCTGATGGATGCAGGCCTCAACGTCTCTTTCGGCCACGACTGCGTCATGGACCCCTGGTATTCGATGGGCTCGGGTGACATGCTGGAAGTCGGCCACATGGCGATCCATGTGGCGCAGATGGCCGGGCTCGAAGACAAGAAGAAGATCTTCGACGCCATCACCGTCAATTCGGCTAAGACAATGGGCCTCGAAGGCTACGGTCTTGAGAAGGGGTGCAATGCCGACTTTGCCATCCTGCAGGCTGCCGACCCGCTTGAGGCGCTGCGGCTGAAGCCGACGCGGCTTGGCGTCATCCGCCGCGGCAAGGTCATCGCCCGCTCCATGCCGTGCATCGCCGAGCTCTCCCTCGACGGCCGGCCCGCGCGGATCGATAGCGGGCGCGATTACGTGCCCTTAAGCTGA
- a CDS encoding carbohydrate ABC transporter permease, producing MNISSSSMVEKAAEATARATPTSVAHRVRGLSDRAIAWVFIAPTIILLLAINIFPLIWAIYLSFTNYRANRPNAPVLNVGLSNYERVLTDPDIWQAMQTTAHFVSWTILLQTVIGFTLAYLIDRKFRGHAFWTTLILIPMMLSPAVVGNFWRFLYEPQIGLFAYAVSLVTGIPTAEIQMLGSVSLAPWAIIIVDTWMWTPYVMLICLAGLRSIPDYIYEAAEVDRASAWRQFWSITVPMALPFIMLAVLFRGIENFKMFDMVTLLTGGGPGSTTEVASITLKRTAFESWATGRASAFAIVLFVAVFGLANIYVKALNRVKQR from the coding sequence TTGAACATTTCCTCTTCATCCATGGTCGAGAAGGCAGCAGAAGCGACTGCAAGGGCGACGCCAACATCGGTCGCTCACCGCGTCCGCGGCCTGTCCGATCGAGCGATTGCCTGGGTGTTCATCGCCCCCACCATCATCCTTCTTCTCGCCATCAACATCTTCCCGCTCATCTGGGCCATCTATCTCTCGTTCACGAACTATCGCGCCAACCGTCCAAACGCGCCGGTCCTGAACGTCGGATTGAGCAATTACGAGCGCGTCCTGACCGACCCCGACATCTGGCAGGCGATGCAGACGACGGCGCACTTCGTGTCCTGGACGATCCTGTTGCAGACGGTGATTGGCTTTACGCTCGCCTATCTCATCGACCGCAAGTTTCGCGGCCACGCGTTCTGGACGACGCTGATCCTGATCCCGATGATGCTGTCGCCGGCCGTCGTCGGCAACTTCTGGCGCTTCCTCTACGAGCCACAGATCGGCCTCTTCGCCTACGCCGTCTCTCTCGTCACCGGCATACCGACAGCCGAGATCCAGATGCTCGGCAGTGTCTCATTGGCACCCTGGGCGATCATCATCGTCGATACCTGGATGTGGACCCCCTACGTGATGCTGATATGCCTTGCAGGTCTGCGCTCCATTCCGGACTACATTTACGAGGCCGCCGAGGTCGATCGCGCCTCCGCATGGCGCCAGTTCTGGTCGATCACCGTGCCAATGGCCCTCCCCTTCATCATGCTCGCTGTGCTTTTCCGCGGCATCGAGAACTTCAAGATGTTTGACATGGTCACGCTCTTGACCGGCGGTGGCCCGGGCTCGACCACCGAAGTCGCCTCCATCACGCTGAAGCGTACGGCCTTCGAGAGCTGGGCAACAGGTCGGGCCTCTGCCTTCGCCATTGTCCTCTTCGTGGCCGTGTTCGGCCTCGCCAACATCTACGTCAAGGCACTCAACAGGGTGAAGCAACGATGA
- a CDS encoding ABC transporter substrate-binding protein, whose amino-acid sequence MQTKSKALLGLASAFIISSALPNLAKADQLTLCWAAWDPANALVELSKDFTAKTGTEMKFEFVPWTSYADRFLNELNSHGKLCDLIIGDSQWIGGSAENGHYVKLNDFFDKEGIKMDDFVPATVVGYSEWPKNTPNYWALPAMGDVVGWTYRKDWFEKPELKKEFKEKYGRDLAAPKTYDELKQIAEFFQKREIDGKTVYGASIYTERGSEGITMGVTNVLYDWGFQYGNPDKPYEMEGFVNSPDAVKGLEFYKALYDCCTPPGSSNVYMVESADAFKSGQVAMQMNFAFTWPGLYKDEKVGGDRIGFFPNPAEKKHFAQLGGQGISVVSYSDKKDAALQYIKWFAQPEVQAKWWQLGGYSCLKSVVNAPDFASSQPYAQAFLDSMAIVKDFWAEPSYATLLQDMQKRVHNYVVAGNGTAQEALDGLVKDWTEVFKDDGKI is encoded by the coding sequence ATGCAAACGAAATCGAAAGCCCTTCTCGGGCTGGCATCGGCATTCATCATATCGTCGGCGCTGCCCAATCTCGCAAAAGCTGACCAACTGACACTCTGCTGGGCGGCCTGGGACCCGGCGAACGCACTTGTCGAACTTTCCAAGGATTTCACCGCCAAGACCGGTACGGAAATGAAGTTCGAGTTCGTGCCCTGGACGAGCTACGCGGATCGCTTCCTCAATGAACTGAACTCCCACGGAAAACTCTGCGACCTGATCATCGGCGACAGCCAGTGGATCGGCGGATCGGCGGAAAACGGCCACTACGTCAAGCTCAACGACTTCTTCGACAAGGAAGGCATCAAGATGGATGACTTCGTGCCGGCGACGGTCGTTGGCTATTCGGAATGGCCGAAGAACACGCCGAACTACTGGGCGCTGCCTGCCATGGGCGACGTGGTCGGCTGGACCTACCGCAAGGACTGGTTCGAAAAGCCGGAACTGAAAAAGGAATTCAAGGAAAAGTACGGCCGGGATCTCGCGGCCCCGAAGACCTACGACGAGCTGAAGCAGATTGCCGAGTTCTTCCAGAAGCGCGAGATCGACGGCAAGACCGTCTACGGCGCTTCGATCTATACCGAGCGCGGCTCCGAAGGCATCACCATGGGCGTGACGAACGTGCTCTACGACTGGGGCTTCCAGTATGGCAACCCGGACAAGCCCTATGAAATGGAGGGCTTCGTCAACTCGCCGGATGCAGTCAAGGGCCTGGAATTCTACAAGGCTCTCTATGATTGCTGCACCCCACCTGGCAGTTCGAACGTCTACATGGTCGAATCCGCCGATGCCTTCAAATCCGGCCAGGTCGCGATGCAGATGAACTTCGCCTTCACGTGGCCCGGCCTCTACAAGGACGAGAAGGTCGGCGGCGACCGGATAGGTTTCTTCCCCAATCCTGCCGAAAAGAAGCATTTCGCTCAGCTTGGCGGACAGGGCATCTCAGTCGTCTCCTATTCCGACAAGAAGGATGCCGCTCTGCAGTACATCAAGTGGTTTGCCCAGCCGGAAGTCCAGGCCAAATGGTGGCAGCTCGGTGGCTATTCCTGCCTGAAATCGGTTGTCAATGCGCCTGACTTTGCCTCCAGCCAACCCTACGCCCAAGCGTTTTTGGACTCGATGGCGATCGTCAAGGACTTCTGGGCCGAACCGAGCTATGCAACCCTCCTCCAGGATATGCAAAAGCGCGTTCATAACTATGTGGTGGCCGGCAACGGCACCGCTCAGGAAGCGCTTGATGGCCTGGTGAAGGACTGGACGGAAGTCTTCAAGGACGACGGCAAGATCTAG
- a CDS encoding ABC transporter permease, with amino-acid sequence MNEIVDILTSAGLWAAILRIATPLVFGTLGALLCERAGVLNLGIEGIMTFGAMIGWLTVYHGADLWTGLLVAAIAGMIFGLLHSALTVTLGLSQHVSGLGVTLFASSFSYYLFRLIVPVAGTPPTIVPFQPISIPVLSTLPFVGPAFFTQTAPTYLAIVMALLLAYVVFHTPLGLAIRMTGENPHAAEAQGVDPMRIRYGAVIVGSALMGMGGAFLTLSAFNSFFPTMVQGRGWICIALVVFSSWRPGRALFGALLFAFFDAFQLRLQTVVQGIPYQIFLMTPYVLSIAALAAMARRARVPQALMQSYRRGER; translated from the coding sequence ATGAACGAGATCGTCGACATCCTCACATCGGCGGGCCTCTGGGCGGCGATCCTACGCATCGCGACGCCCTTGGTATTCGGCACCCTGGGCGCGCTGCTTTGCGAACGCGCCGGGGTGCTCAACCTCGGCATCGAGGGCATCATGACCTTTGGCGCAATGATCGGATGGCTAACAGTCTATCACGGGGCCGATCTCTGGACCGGTCTTCTGGTGGCGGCCATCGCAGGCATGATATTTGGCTTGTTGCATTCCGCCCTGACGGTCACGCTCGGCCTTTCCCAGCATGTCTCGGGTCTGGGCGTGACGCTGTTTGCATCGAGCTTCAGCTACTATCTCTTCCGCCTGATCGTGCCGGTCGCGGGCACGCCGCCGACGATTGTGCCCTTTCAGCCGATCAGCATACCCGTTCTGTCCACTCTTCCCTTCGTTGGCCCTGCCTTCTTCACGCAGACGGCGCCAACCTATCTCGCCATCGTCATGGCGCTGCTGCTTGCCTATGTCGTCTTCCACACGCCGCTTGGCCTTGCGATCCGCATGACCGGCGAGAACCCGCATGCGGCAGAAGCGCAGGGCGTCGATCCGATGCGGATACGCTATGGCGCGGTGATCGTCGGCAGCGCGCTGATGGGCATGGGCGGTGCCTTCCTCACGCTTTCAGCCTTCAACAGCTTCTTCCCGACCATGGTACAGGGCCGCGGCTGGATCTGCATCGCGCTTGTCGTCTTTTCATCGTGGAGGCCGGGGCGTGCCCTGTTCGGGGCTTTGCTCTTCGCCTTCTTCGACGCCTTCCAGCTACGCTTGCAGACCGTGGTGCAGGGCATACCGTACCAGATTTTTTTGATGACCCCCTATGTGCTGTCGATCGCCGCACTCGCCGCCATGGCGCGGCGCGCCCGCGTGCCACAGGCGCTGATGCAATCCTATCGCCGCGGCGAACGATAA
- a CDS encoding ABC transporter ATP-binding protein, with the protein MADIRIENLRKQFGSFVAVQDSTLRIHDGEFLALLGPSGCGKTTTLRMIAGLELPTSGKIHLDGEDVTFNRASARDIAFVFQLFALYPHMNVRKNIGFPLLSQGMPKMEIRQRVEETARLLQINHILDRSVSGLAGGDRQRVALGRAIVRRPKCFLMDEPLGTLDAEFREVMVHELRELHNRIHATTVYVTHDQHEAMAMADKIAVMNHGVIEQFGTPQEIYSKPATMYVADFIGSPPMNFMRFTSGLQTGARSISLHGVDVSIPEVHQDVAEAELALGVRPEHIRFSDTSPLRGAVYGSEYLGTNQVVAIETSSGVIKARVPANRNFRIGETVGLAFNPAKLALFDCKSGRAIASALYSEARHG; encoded by the coding sequence ATGGCGGACATCAGAATCGAAAATCTCCGCAAGCAATTCGGCAGCTTCGTCGCGGTGCAGGACTCGACCTTGCGCATTCATGACGGCGAGTTCCTGGCACTGCTCGGACCGTCTGGGTGCGGCAAGACGACGACACTTCGTATGATTGCCGGACTTGAACTGCCGACCAGCGGCAAGATCCATCTTGATGGCGAAGACGTCACCTTCAATCGCGCCAGTGCCCGGGACATAGCCTTCGTGTTCCAGCTGTTTGCGCTCTATCCGCATATGAACGTGCGCAAGAACATCGGCTTTCCCCTGCTCTCGCAAGGCATGCCGAAGATGGAAATCCGCCAGCGCGTCGAGGAAACTGCGCGGCTGCTGCAGATTAATCATATCCTTGACCGATCCGTTTCCGGACTTGCCGGCGGCGACCGCCAGCGCGTGGCTCTTGGCCGGGCGATCGTGCGCCGTCCGAAGTGTTTCCTGATGGACGAACCCCTCGGCACGCTCGACGCGGAATTCCGCGAAGTCATGGTCCACGAACTGCGCGAACTGCACAACCGCATCCATGCGACGACGGTTTACGTCACGCATGATCAGCACGAGGCCATGGCTATGGCCGACAAGATCGCGGTCATGAACCATGGTGTCATCGAGCAATTCGGCACACCGCAGGAAATCTACAGCAAGCCAGCCACCATGTATGTCGCGGATTTCATCGGCTCGCCGCCGATGAATTTCATGCGCTTCACCTCAGGCCTTCAGACGGGAGCACGGTCGATATCGCTTCATGGCGTCGATGTCAGCATTCCTGAGGTGCACCAGGACGTGGCCGAAGCCGAACTAGCGCTTGGTGTCAGGCCTGAACATATTCGCTTCAGCGATACCTCTCCATTGCGCGGAGCGGTCTACGGCAGCGAATATCTCGGGACCAATCAGGTTGTGGCAATCGAGACGTCGAGCGGCGTCATCAAGGCTCGCGTTCCGGCAAATCGCAACTTTCGTATCGGCGAGACGGTTGGTCTTGCGTTCAACCCGGCCAAGCTCGCGCTGTTCGATTGCAAGTCGGGCCGCGCCATTGCTTCGGCACTCTATTCGGAGGCACGACATGGCTGA
- a CDS encoding dihydroxyacetone kinase subunit DhaK produces the protein MKHFFNRRETIVTEALDGLLLTSSAGRLARLDTFPEIKVILRADWDKSKVAIISGGGAGHEPSHAGFVGKGMLTAAVSGEIFASPSVDAVLTAIRAVTGPRGALLVVKNYTGDRLNFGLAAEKARAEGFAVEMVIVADDIAIPGINQPRGVAGTLFVHKIAGYHAEAGAELKTVAAQAAAAAHDIVSLGMSLSTCSVPGQAHEDRLGADEGELGLGIHGEPGVERISLQPVADLVATMTNRLAAKIDEAGDFGLLINNLGAVPPLEMGVIANAVLSSPLSGRVRLIIGPGPMMTALNMNGFSLSLIRLDAVREAALKAAVEPHAWVPATERHAIAIVAAPRVSVRDAATPPSADSRNRRLLTALCAHLISLEIELNRLDSRVGDGDTGSTVATGARSILSRIDTLPLKDPAATMASVGEVLSTSMGGSSGVLLSIFFTAASKAMAEKADFAAALLAGLERMTFYGGAGVGDRTMVDALAPALAALASGNVAAAAKAAAAGAESTKAMRKAKAGRASYVGEKDLEGVPDPGAVAVANAFEVAATLT, from the coding sequence ATGAAGCATTTCTTCAATCGCCGGGAAACCATCGTTACTGAAGCACTCGACGGTCTGCTCCTGACAAGCAGCGCCGGTCGTCTTGCCCGCCTGGATACCTTCCCCGAGATCAAGGTGATCCTGCGCGCGGACTGGGATAAATCGAAGGTTGCAATCATCTCCGGCGGCGGAGCCGGCCATGAGCCCTCACACGCCGGCTTCGTCGGCAAGGGCATGCTCACGGCGGCCGTATCCGGCGAGATCTTTGCCTCGCCCAGTGTCGATGCCGTGCTCACAGCCATCCGTGCCGTAACAGGCCCAAGGGGCGCCCTGCTGGTCGTCAAGAACTATACAGGCGACCGTCTGAACTTCGGCCTTGCCGCCGAGAAGGCGCGCGCCGAGGGATTCGCCGTCGAGATGGTGATTGTCGCCGACGACATCGCAATTCCTGGCATCAACCAGCCGCGCGGCGTTGCCGGTACGCTGTTCGTGCACAAGATCGCCGGCTATCACGCGGAAGCCGGGGCCGAGCTGAAGACGGTCGCAGCCCAGGCGGCGGCCGCAGCACACGACATCGTTTCGCTCGGCATGTCGCTTTCGACCTGCAGCGTACCCGGTCAGGCGCATGAGGATCGGCTTGGCGCCGACGAGGGAGAGCTCGGTCTCGGCATCCACGGCGAGCCAGGGGTCGAGCGCATTTCCCTACAGCCGGTTGCCGATCTGGTGGCCACCATGACCAACCGGTTGGCCGCCAAGATTGACGAGGCAGGAGACTTTGGGCTGCTGATCAACAACCTTGGCGCGGTGCCGCCGCTCGAGATGGGCGTTATCGCCAACGCGGTGTTGTCTTCACCTCTCTCCGGCCGTGTTCGGCTGATCATCGGCCCGGGACCGATGATGACCGCACTCAACATGAACGGCTTCTCACTTTCACTGATCCGGCTGGATGCGGTTCGCGAAGCCGCGCTGAAGGCTGCCGTCGAGCCGCATGCCTGGGTACCTGCCACCGAACGGCACGCGATCGCCATTGTTGCTGCACCGCGAGTATCCGTGCGGGATGCAGCGACGCCGCCCAGCGCCGACAGTCGCAATCGTCGCTTATTGACGGCGCTTTGCGCGCATCTGATTTCCCTCGAAATCGAGCTGAATCGCTTGGATAGCCGCGTCGGCGATGGCGATACGGGTTCCACCGTGGCAACAGGAGCGCGCAGTATTCTTTCCCGCATCGACACGCTGCCGTTGAAGGATCCTGCCGCCACCATGGCCTCGGTCGGCGAGGTCCTGAGCACGAGCATGGGCGGCTCGAGCGGCGTGCTGCTCTCGATCTTCTTTACGGCCGCATCCAAGGCCATGGCGGAAAAGGCTGATTTCGCTGCTGCCCTGCTTGCCGGGCTCGAGCGGATGACGTTCTATGGAGGGGCCGGCGTCGGCGACCGCACGATGGTCGATGCGCTGGCTCCGGCACTTGCGGCTTTGGCATCCGGTAATGTCGCGGCCGCGGCAAAGGCTGCGGCAGCCGGTGCCGAGTCGACCAAGGCAATGCGGAAGGCAAAAGCCGGCCGCGCCTCTTATGTCGGCGAGAAGGATCTGGAGGGAGTGCCGGATCCGGGCGCCGTCGCTGTGGCAAACGCATTCGAAGTTGCAGCGACGCTGACATAG